A single window of Leptospira semungkisensis DNA harbors:
- a CDS encoding NAD(P)-binding protein, which translates to MQEDRFSRKIFLSVLGLCFALLGIGSYFRWRKKKVLGSILGPDRETGHRLRLARTDFSPQGERTKTKVLIAGAGISGLSCGYYLSKLGIQDYLILDLEKQTGGNSRYSETNSLKYPWGAHYLPQPGPESVLVRKFLEENGLVEGKDSQGNPIYPERYLCFDPEERLYYQGRWQAGLVPRRSGEPDAQELLFRKIINHWQNRIGRDGHKAFCIPIDLSSRDPEILKLDRVSFSQYLKEQGIQSPELLWYADYCTRDDYGGNSDVISAWAGLHYFCSRLRYEEESPPVLTWPEGNGFLLELLQKPSQGKIKTSTLVERIRKQGNRWEINAYDVNERKDIVFEAEQVVYALPSFTRKYILGEKESFLQNLEYSPWLVANLFVDELPQGKGHPPAWENVIYKSRSLGYVVSTHQDLRALRPQSVLTYYLAFAEKDTLAARRAMLPKNWENWKEEILSDLKRPHPNIEQLVSRIDIMTHAHAMIRPVPGFLWSGQREKLSQSVSGIHFAHCDLSGISIFEEALYRGFEASKKVQTQSRI; encoded by the coding sequence ATGCAGGAAGATCGTTTTTCTAGAAAGATATTTCTCTCAGTCCTTGGACTTTGCTTTGCATTGCTTGGGATCGGTTCTTATTTCCGCTGGAGAAAGAAAAAGGTCCTCGGTTCTATACTTGGACCAGATAGAGAAACAGGGCACAGGCTCAGGCTTGCGAGAACTGATTTTTCTCCTCAGGGTGAAAGAACTAAAACAAAGGTCCTCATTGCAGGCGCCGGTATCTCAGGACTTTCCTGCGGCTATTATCTCTCCAAGCTTGGAATCCAAGACTATCTCATCTTGGATTTAGAAAAGCAAACGGGAGGAAATTCTCGTTACTCTGAAACCAATTCACTCAAGTATCCTTGGGGCGCACATTATCTTCCCCAGCCGGGACCGGAGAGTGTGCTCGTCCGAAAATTCTTAGAAGAGAATGGACTTGTAGAAGGAAAGGACTCCCAAGGAAATCCGATCTATCCGGAAAGATATCTCTGTTTCGATCCAGAAGAAAGATTGTATTATCAAGGAAGGTGGCAGGCAGGCCTCGTCCCTCGCAGGTCGGGAGAACCAGATGCACAAGAACTCCTATTTAGAAAGATCATCAATCATTGGCAAAATCGAATCGGGAGAGATGGTCATAAGGCATTTTGCATTCCGATCGATCTTTCTTCCAGAGATCCTGAGATATTGAAACTGGATCGTGTTTCCTTCTCCCAATACTTGAAAGAGCAAGGGATCCAATCTCCTGAGCTGTTATGGTATGCAGACTATTGCACCAGAGACGATTACGGTGGGAACTCCGACGTTATTTCTGCTTGGGCAGGGCTTCACTATTTCTGTTCTCGATTACGATACGAAGAAGAATCTCCTCCCGTGCTTACCTGGCCGGAAGGAAACGGTTTCCTGTTGGAACTCCTACAAAAACCTTCTCAAGGAAAGATCAAAACTTCTACGCTGGTAGAACGGATTCGAAAGCAAGGAAACAGATGGGAGATCAATGCGTACGATGTGAACGAGCGCAAAGATATTGTATTCGAAGCGGAACAGGTGGTCTATGCTCTTCCTTCGTTTACTCGAAAGTATATTTTAGGAGAGAAGGAAAGCTTTCTTCAAAATTTAGAATATTCTCCTTGGTTGGTTGCAAATCTATTTGTGGATGAGTTGCCTCAAGGAAAAGGTCATCCTCCCGCTTGGGAAAATGTAATCTATAAAAGTCGATCTCTTGGATATGTTGTGTCTACTCATCAAGATCTACGTGCTCTCCGGCCTCAATCGGTTTTGACTTACTATCTTGCATTTGCGGAGAAGGATACGCTCGCAGCGAGAAGAGCGATGCTTCCTAAGAATTGGGAAAATTGGAAGGAAGAGATCCTATCTGATCTAAAACGGCCTCATCCAAATATAGAACAACTGGTTTCAAGAATCGATATCATGACCCATGCTCATGCAATGATCCGTCCTGTTCCAGGTTTTCTTTGGAGCGGGCAAAGAGAGAAATTGTCCCAGTCAGTATCGGGGATTCACTTTGCTCATTGCGATCTAAGCGGGATCTCCATCTTCGAAGAAGCATTGTACAGAGGATTCGAAGCCTCTAAGAAAGTACAGACTCAGAGTAGGATCTGA
- a CDS encoding HAD family hydrolase produces MAVLLDLDNTLFDSSKIYEATIRSMELNAKSLGFSSGKEFKKLYDSVRAEVKKELPENPVNRLRILYFKKISELLHSGINPAFILKLDAAYFRFFLEGIKNWKKENSKEFKRILSLLKELQAVQNIVLITNESLRTQVLKLSVLLPKEIRYSLVTSEESGAEKPSPIIFQKALKGEDPKKSYLIGDSLQDDIKGSLSLGLETFHLEAPIASGKKRSVLEKKSLDGKSYWQSPDLASALNYILSLENGNLVL; encoded by the coding sequence ATGGCAGTTCTTTTGGATTTAGACAATACCCTTTTCGATTCCAGCAAAATCTACGAGGCCACGATACGCAGTATGGAATTGAATGCTAAGTCCTTAGGCTTTTCTTCCGGAAAGGAATTCAAAAAACTTTATGATTCTGTACGAGCAGAAGTGAAGAAGGAACTCCCTGAGAATCCGGTCAATCGATTGAGGATCTTGTATTTCAAGAAGATATCCGAATTGCTGCACAGCGGGATCAACCCGGCTTTTATCTTAAAATTGGATGCTGCTTATTTTCGTTTTTTCTTGGAAGGCATCAAAAACTGGAAGAAGGAGAATTCTAAAGAGTTCAAAAGAATTCTTTCTTTGCTTAAAGAATTGCAAGCAGTACAAAACATCGTTCTGATCACAAATGAGTCTCTAAGAACTCAAGTACTGAAACTCTCTGTTCTGCTTCCAAAAGAGATTCGGTATAGCCTTGTAACTTCAGAAGAATCAGGAGCAGAAAAACCTTCGCCCATTATTTTTCAAAAAGCACTAAAGGGAGAAGATCCTAAAAAGTCATATCTGATCGGAGACTCTCTGCAAGATGATATTAAGGGAAGTTTATCACTCGGGTTAGAGACATTTCATTTAGAAGCTCCGATTGCTTCCGGCAAAAAAAGATCTGTTCTCGAAAAGAAAAGCTTAGATGGAAAATCGTACTGGCAATCTCCGGATCTGGCTTCGGCTTTGAATTATATTCTGAGCTTAGAGAACGGAAACTTGGTTCTTTGA
- the dapF gene encoding diaminopimelate epimerase yields the protein MAKVQFTKMEGIGNDYVYVDATKDDLRLSADQIQKLSDRNFGIGGDGVIFIRSSQKGDFQMDMYNADGSSSEMCGNGIRCVGKFVYDHGLTNKKQPKIETGAGILELDLKVNGSNKVEQVSVDMGKPILVPSLVPVKWENENPIVDQPLAWLTEQPGYSSYHLKFSAVSMGNPHCVIFVDDPDSFPVREIGPMIENHTALFPRRVNVEFVNLRGKDHLYQRTWERGAGETLACGTGACAVMTASHLTGRTGKDVRIDLRGGTLRVQWLESGHVLMTGPATEVFSGVIEV from the coding sequence TTGGCTAAAGTACAGTTCACAAAAATGGAAGGGATAGGGAACGACTACGTATATGTAGACGCGACCAAAGACGATTTGCGTTTGAGCGCGGATCAAATCCAAAAACTTTCAGATCGTAATTTTGGGATCGGAGGAGACGGAGTCATCTTCATTCGTTCTTCTCAGAAAGGCGATTTCCAAATGGATATGTACAATGCGGACGGATCTTCTTCAGAGATGTGCGGGAATGGGATCCGTTGCGTAGGAAAATTCGTGTACGATCATGGTCTTACTAATAAAAAGCAGCCTAAGATCGAGACTGGAGCTGGGATCCTAGAATTGGATCTGAAAGTAAACGGTTCCAATAAGGTAGAACAAGTTTCCGTAGACATGGGCAAACCGATTCTTGTTCCTTCTCTCGTTCCAGTAAAATGGGAAAATGAAAATCCAATCGTGGATCAACCTTTGGCTTGGCTCACAGAGCAGCCTGGATATTCATCTTATCATTTAAAATTCAGCGCGGTCAGCATGGGAAATCCTCATTGCGTGATCTTTGTAGATGATCCGGATTCTTTTCCTGTGAGAGAGATCGGCCCTATGATAGAAAATCACACGGCATTGTTTCCTCGCAGAGTGAACGTGGAGTTCGTAAATCTAAGAGGAAAGGATCATCTTTACCAAAGGACTTGGGAAAGAGGAGCCGGAGAAACTTTGGCTTGCGGAACAGGTGCCTGTGCAGTCATGACAGCTTCTCATCTTACCGGCAGAACAGGAAAAGATGTACGCATTGATCTAAGAGGTGGAACTCTAAGAGTGCAGTGGTTGGAATCAGGGCATGTGCTGATGACTGGACCAGCAACAGAAGTATTCAGCGGAGTGATAGAAGTTTAA
- a CDS encoding lysophospholipid acyltransferase family protein, translated as MEKEAKTYLRIKNFVAPFIGMAVNISAYGTENIVNNGKLILTCNHRSDMDPFILSYTFPRFISWIAAEYTFRIPIFKDLAKIAGGIPMSIDGNISIGSIKMIQQVFKRGDVLGIFPEGHDYMVKNDFKSGMVDFHTGFSAFSIRNKVDILPSVIIPVEENYSDIPIPPIVRSFMGMPKEVCDIKKRSIYKKVKVVYGEKVDHREFLSGSLDENMKQLSGVVRDRMTKLLEGSYAEA; from the coding sequence GTGGAGAAAGAAGCAAAGACATATCTTCGGATCAAAAACTTCGTAGCGCCCTTCATCGGAATGGCGGTGAATATAAGTGCGTACGGAACCGAGAATATCGTAAACAACGGAAAACTCATCCTCACTTGCAATCATAGATCCGATATGGATCCATTCATTCTTTCTTATACATTTCCTAGATTCATTTCTTGGATCGCTGCAGAATACACTTTTAGAATTCCTATCTTCAAGGATTTGGCAAAGATCGCTGGAGGTATTCCTATGTCTATCGACGGAAATATTTCCATCGGCTCCATTAAGATGATCCAACAAGTCTTCAAACGTGGAGACGTTTTAGGGATCTTCCCCGAAGGCCATGACTATATGGTCAAAAACGATTTTAAATCGGGAATGGTAGACTTTCATACCGGATTCTCAGCGTTCTCAATCCGCAATAAGGTAGATATTCTTCCCTCAGTTATCATTCCTGTGGAAGAAAACTATTCCGATATTCCGATCCCGCCTATCGTGCGCAGTTTTATGGGAATGCCCAAAGAAGTCTGTGATATAAAGAAACGTTCTATTTATAAAAAGGTAAAAGTGGTCTACGGAGAGAAAGTGGACCACAGAGAATTTCTCTCCGGTTCTTTGGACGAGAATATGAAGCAACTTTCAGGAGTGGTCCGAGATAGAATGACCAAACTCCTGGAAGGCAGCTACGCAGAAGCCTGA
- a CDS encoding class I SAM-dependent methyltransferase: MNQICYLCGSDKNKTLFIENGISIVRCLNCTHAFSTYEQDEHYEGYWDDETGYDLDWWDVAHRDIYQDFIQKFIHSPKGRILDVGCGLGFFVKTVGTTRPGWEAIGYEISEKAVQFAREKNGLKQVFPGIVQDSGLPKESFDIITLWDVIEHIPKPHSLIQYLFGLLKPGGFLFVQTPNFPVQLFKAKLKVAMKGMQEGGHYLEAKDHINDYTEKTLELLAKQCGFSSVEFSILKPIASVSGVSGPKAKLGIFLKKSFYYGTLLLWYLTFKQINLNLTLFALLRKK; this comes from the coding sequence TTGAACCAGATCTGTTACCTCTGCGGCAGCGATAAAAACAAAACACTCTTCATCGAAAACGGCATCTCCATCGTGCGTTGCCTGAATTGCACCCACGCCTTCTCCACATACGAACAAGATGAACATTATGAAGGATATTGGGACGACGAGACCGGTTATGATTTAGACTGGTGGGATGTGGCTCACAGAGATATCTACCAAGACTTCATTCAAAAATTCATCCACTCTCCTAAAGGCAGGATCTTGGATGTGGGTTGTGGCCTAGGCTTCTTTGTAAAGACTGTGGGAACTACTCGCCCTGGTTGGGAGGCAATCGGTTACGAGATCTCCGAAAAAGCGGTCCAATTTGCGAGAGAAAAAAACGGCCTGAAGCAAGTATTCCCAGGCATCGTGCAAGACAGTGGATTGCCGAAAGAGAGTTTCGATATCATCACTCTCTGGGATGTGATCGAACATATTCCTAAACCTCATAGCCTCATTCAGTATTTATTCGGTTTATTAAAGCCAGGCGGATTCCTATTCGTTCAAACTCCGAATTTTCCAGTTCAGTTGTTCAAAGCAAAACTGAAAGTCGCCATGAAAGGAATGCAAGAAGGCGGACATTACTTAGAAGCAAAAGATCATATAAACGATTATACAGAAAAGACTCTAGAACTTCTCGCAAAACAATGCGGCTTCTCTTCTGTGGAGTTTTCGATCTTGAAACCGATTGCTTCTGTTTCAGGAGTTTCCGGCCCGAAAGCAAAGCTCGGGATCTTTCTAAAAAAGTCTTTTTACTATGGAACTCTTCTTCTTTGGTATCTTACATTTAAACAGATAAACTTGAATCTGACTCTATTCGCTCTATTGAGAAAGAAGTAA